Proteins found in one Megachile rotundata isolate GNS110a chromosome 14, iyMegRotu1, whole genome shotgun sequence genomic segment:
- the cos gene encoding kinesin-like protein costa: MMHYTPWIHHQMMLDQHQCYVPYVSTVPSYPQNSHEQHVMEDDNEQVGDETQDTMTTATSGKRSSSADIFRLEFAAAQWSKLVSNAEGLFNKLMTSNILPHTEQDQIEQWLCMKQEYEECIANDDTGSLHGYNDNTRRSLERIEEVTETDEKTDESVHKIERKIDINCLSSSEGELSETNDDDDADIDDEDEEEEEEEDEEDHSDASSENPDFLEKLDECITKLKIETDRIVDSKKDEFRKTDIGLISSITRSMNSNNNYVSAIKPIPFRNPNSRRNSMLPGSEMCNEVLAFNDSLKPNHNQMLNNKTLELINTKILDNHDTETIINENVTIHNDNSPDLLIDALKTTEVPEPIKELKTLALNNEVKQTQVKKIQSDLDGAHKRIEELQTTIKIKERFIADMIKNSDARASAKQKFQRKWSKLEEEYYNTRTQLAQAENASIYKDSEEKSAHKKEIELYKNMAIHYEKRLMDIEMIKQIAGDSAKKVLELESSLNTSKKQMEKLKKQLKKEEERKKQLEEELAEDQKKIRELEEKYNLTASKLKEMQSESEDEKNSKSRTDYSDKKKNLLDVSARISHLDHVLKEKSMDLERTADIDEKEALRHEIRNLRRTRDCLVDEKCDLDEKFHKEKTLSTVEERKLLECGETIEAIDAMIEHKNEMICGRKGFDENQSQREKGERMLMERLAKLSDGEMRTLFYKYFLKVIDLKESSKNLEVQTAELENHIETQEWQIQMLTNALKQTKLEAERRIVLMQREHEEKLHLMFRHFAEETGSSGHERLDKDSELAKYKRENKMLKKRLADVEALLKGPTPPRTTSPAKISQQGIKQVPPSSRPTTKVTRQRNKLIIQKTTDCDKKKK; the protein is encoded by the coding sequence TGGAAGATGATAATGAACAAGTCGGGGATGAAACACAGGATACAATGACTACCGCTACATCAGGGAAACGTAGTTCTAGCGCTGATATATTTAGATTGGAATTTGCTGCGGCACAATGGTCTAAACTAGTCTCAAATGCTGAAGGTCTTTTTAATAAACTCATGACAAGTAACATTCTACCTCATACGGAACAAGATCAAATTGAACAGTGGCTTTGTATGAAACAAGAGTACGAAGAATGTATTGCAAATGATGATACAGGTAGTTTACACGGTTACAATGACAACACAAGGAGATCCTTGGAAAGGATCGAAGAAGTTACAGAAACAGACGAAAAGACAGATGAATCTGTtcataaaatagaaagaaagaTCGATATCAATTGTTTATCTAGTTCTGAAGGTGAACTGTCTGAAActaacgacgacgacgatgccGATATAGACGACGAGgatgaagaggaagaagaagaagaagacgaagaagatcACAGCGATGCGAGTTCTGAAAATCCTGACTTTCTGGAAAAGTTGGATGAATGTATAACTAAACTCAAGATAGAAACAGATAGAATAGTTGATTCCAAAAAGGATGAATTTAGAAAAACGGATATTGGACTCATTTCGTCTATAACAAGATCTatgaatagtaataataattatgtatctGCAATTAAGCCTATTCCATTTAGAAATCCAAATTCAAGAAGAAATTCAATGCTCCCTGGTTCTGAAATGTGTAACGAAGTATTAGCATTCAATGATAGTCTTAAACCTAACCACAatcaaatgttaaataataaaacactAGAACTAATTAATACGAAAATCTTAGATAATCATGATACTGAAACGATAATTAATGAAAACGTTACGATTCATAATGATAATTCACCAGACCTATTGATTGATGCTCTTAAAACGACAGAAGTGCCAGAGCCGATCAAAGAATTGAAAACATTGGCTTTGAACAATGAAGTAAAACAAACGCAAGTGAAAAAAATTCAGTCGGATCTCGACGGTGCTCATAAACGCATAGAAGAGCTTCAAACGACGATTAAAATCAAAGAACGGTTCATCGCAGACATGATAAAGAATTCTGATGCGCGTGCCAGTGCAAAACAGAAATTTCAACGTAAATGGAGCAAGTTGGAAGAAGAATATTACAATACGAGAACCCAATTAGCTCAGGCAGAGAATGCATCCATTTACAAAGATTCCGAGGAAAAGTCTGCTCACAAGAAAGAAATCGAATTGTACAAGAACATGGCGATTCACTACGAAAAGAGATTAATGGATATCGAAATGATAAAGCAAATCGCAGGTGATTCGGCAAAGAAGGTTTTGGAACTCGAAAGTTCTTTAAACACTTCTAAAAAACAAATGGAGAAACTGAAGAagcaattaaaaaaagaagaagaacgtAAGAAACAATTGGAGGAGGAACTTGCAGAGGATCAAAAGAAAATCCGTGAACTGGAAGAGAAGTACAATTTAACTGCTTCCAAGCTGAAAGAGATGCAGTCGGAAAGCGAGGatgaaaaaaatagtaaatcaaGAACCGATTACTCCGACAAAAAGAAAAATCTACTGGATGTTAGCGCAAGAATATCGCACCTTGATCATGTCTTGAAGGAAAAGTCCATGGATTTGGAGAGAACAGCGGACATAGACGAGAAAGAAGCTTTACGTCACGAGATTCGAAATCTACGACGCACCAGAGATTGTTTGGTAGACGAAAAATGCGATCTAgatgaaaaatttcataaagaGAAAACTTTGTCGACGGTGGAGGAACGAAAATTGTTAGAATGCGGGGAGACCATCGAAGCCATTGACGCCATGATCGAACATAAGAACGAAATGATTTGCGGAAGGAAAGGTTTCGACGAGAATCAGTCGCAACGCGAGAAAGGAGAAAGAATGTTAATGGAAAGACTGGCAAAACTTTCGGACGGTGAAATGAGAACGTTGTTCTACAAGTATTTCTTGAAAGTGATCGATCTTAAAGAGAGCTCGAAAAACTTGGAGGTTCAAACAGCAGAATTGGAGAACCATATAGAGACGCAAGAATGGCAGATACAAATGTTGACGAACGCTTTGAAACAGACCAAACTCGAAGCCGAAAGAAGAATAGTTTTGATGCAAAGGGAACACGAGGAGAAATTGCACCTAATGTTCAGACATTTTGCGGAGGAGACGGGAAGTTCTGGTCACGAGAGATTGGACAAGGATTCGGAACTTGCCAAGTACAAACgcgaaaataaaatgttaaagaaACGATTGGCAGATGTCGAGGCCCTATTGAAGGGCCCGACACCACCGCGTACAACTAGTCCAGCTAAAATATCGCAGCAAGGAATCAAACAAGTTCCTCCAAGCAGTCGTCCGACAACCAAAGTAACCAGACAACGGAATAAACTCATAATACAGAAAACAACCGACTGCgataaaaagaagaaatga